The window AAGATAAAGCGGAAATGGAAATTATTGTAGTTGATGCGTTAAGATATGGCTCTAACGAGAACAATTTAAAAGATCTGGAATACGAATACAAATTTGTCAGGGGTAATATTTGCGATTATGAGCTAATGTGTGAGCTTGTTAAGAACGTTGATGCAATAGTGAACTTTGCCGCGGAGACGCATGTTGATAGAAGCATATCAAATCCTTATGCGTTTGTTGAGAGCAATGTAAAGGGCACCTACACAGTACTTGAGGCGATACGGAGGGTTAATCAGGAGGCAAAACTTGTTCATGTAAGCACGGATGAGGTATACGGAGATATCGAGAAAGGTTCTTTCAAAGAGGATGATATGTTAAAGCCTTCTTCTCCGTATTCAGCAAGCAAAGCCTCTGCTGACTTGTTTGTTCTGGCTTATGTTAGAACTTATGGACTGAATGCTGTGATTACGAGATGCACGAATAACTATGGTATGTATCAATTTCCTGAGAAGTTAATTCCAAAGACAATAATCAGGGCTAAGCAGGGCATGAAGATACCGGTTTATGGGACCGGGAAGAACGTAAGGGACTGGATTTACGTTAAGGACCACTGTGAGGCGATAAATATTATTTTAGAGAAGGGAAATAGAGGAGAAATCTATAATATCTCAAGTGGTGATGAGAGAAGCAATCTGGAGGTTGTCACTGAGATCCTGGACTCATTAGGAAAAGAAGATTTAATAGAGTTTGTAGAAGACAGACCTGGGCATGACATCAGGTATAGCCTTGATTCTTCCAAAGTCAGGGAATTAGGTTGGAAGTGCAGGCACAAGTTTGAGGAAGGGTTAAAAGAGACAATCGAATGGTACTTGAAGAATGAGGAGTGGTGGAAGCCGTTGATTGATGAAAAGATTCTGCATCCAACACCCTGGAAATTGGAATGGTAAAGAGCAATGGGGGAAGGGAATAGTATGAAAGTTTTCATTACCGGTGGAAGCGGTTTATTAGGGGGTAAGGTTGCGGAAATAGCGGAGGATAACTGGGGGTATGAAGTTTATACAGGGTATTGTCATACCAAGCCAGAATTTGGAGAGCCTGTGAAGTTTGATTTGACCAGGAACAAGGACTTAGAGGTTATTTACAAGATAAAACCAGAAATTATAATCCATACTGCGGCACTAACGGATGTTGATGCTTGTGAAGCAGATAAGAAGTTGGCTTATGAGATTAATGCAGAAGGTACAAGAAGAATAGCAGAATTTGCGAACGAATTTGGAGCTTTTTTAGTGTATGTGTCAACAGATTATGTATTTTCAGGAGATAAAGGGATGTATAGGGAAGAGGATGAGCCGAATCCAATAAATTTTTATGGACGTACAAAATTACTGGGTGAGAAATATTGCAATTGTATAGCATGTATAGCAAGACCTTGCGTTATCTACGGTGCGAGACCAGCAAGTGGGAAGGTGAATTTTGCATTGTGGCTTATAGATAAGCTCAGGCTCGGAGAAGAGGTGAAAATTATTACAGACCAATTTATAACGCCAACTTTGAATACGAATTTAGCGAGGATGCTGTTAGAAGTGACAGAAAGAGAACTAAAAGGGATATTCCACTTAGCAGGAGCGACAAGAGTTTCAAGATATGAATTTGCATTGCGAATTGCCAACAAATTTGGATTGGATAAAGATTTAATATTACCAGTGAGAATGACGGAAATGAAATGGATTGCCTCCCGTCCTAAAGATTCATCTCTGGATACATCAAAAGCATCAAGATACTTAAAGGAAAAGCCTTACGATTTAGATAAGGCATTGGATGTTTTAAAGGAGGAGATTGGAAAATGCTCCAAAGGGTGACAGAAAAATACAAACGCATTAAAAACACTTAAATATAATGAGAAGATGGAAAATGCTCAAAGGAATAGAAGTTAAACCTCTAAGGAGATTTGCAGACGAGCGAGGATTCTTTACGGAGATAATGAGGAGGGACTGGGGGGATTTATTTGAAGATGAAGAGGAGATTGTGCAAGCGAATTTTTCAATAAGTTATCCGGGGGTGGTGAGGGCATGGCATCGCCACCTGAGGGGTCAAGTAGATTGTTTTGTAGTTTTAAAAGGGGCGATGAAGATATGTGCATACGATGATGAGACTAAGGAACTGGATGAGATTGTTTCGACTGGTGAGAATCCACAAGTTGTAAGGATTCCTGGTCATTACTGGCATGGATTCAAGGTAGTTGGAGAAGAGCGAGCATATCTGGTTTATTTTGTAAATCGACTGTACGATTACGAGAATCCCGATGAGGAGAGGAGACCATGGGATGATAAAACAAT of the Methanophagales archaeon genome contains:
- the rfbB gene encoding dTDP-glucose 4,6-dehydratase; its protein translation is MRKMKILVTGGLGFIGSNFVRHMADKDKAEMEIIVVDALRYGSNENNLKDLEYEYKFVRGNICDYELMCELVKNVDAIVNFAAETHVDRSISNPYAFVESNVKGTYTVLEAIRRVNQEAKLVHVSTDEVYGDIEKGSFKEDDMLKPSSPYSASKASADLFVLAYVRTYGLNAVITRCTNNYGMYQFPEKLIPKTIIRAKQGMKIPVYGTGKNVRDWIYVKDHCEAINIILEKGNRGEIYNISSGDERSNLEVVTEILDSLGKEDLIEFVEDRPGHDIRYSLDSSKVRELGWKCRHKFEEGLKETIEWYLKNEEWWKPLIDEKILHPTPWKLEW
- the rfbD gene encoding dTDP-4-dehydrorhamnose reductase yields the protein MKVFITGGSGLLGGKVAEIAEDNWGYEVYTGYCHTKPEFGEPVKFDLTRNKDLEVIYKIKPEIIIHTAALTDVDACEADKKLAYEINAEGTRRIAEFANEFGAFLVYVSTDYVFSGDKGMYREEDEPNPINFYGRTKLLGEKYCNCIACIARPCVIYGARPASGKVNFALWLIDKLRLGEEVKIITDQFITPTLNTNLARMLLEVTERELKGIFHLAGATRVSRYEFALRIANKFGLDKDLILPVRMTEMKWIASRPKDSSLDTSKASRYLKEKPYDLDKALDVLKEEIGKCSKG
- a CDS encoding dTDP-4-dehydrorhamnose 3,5-epimerase family protein; amino-acid sequence: MLKGIEVKPLRRFADERGFFTEIMRRDWGDLFEDEEEIVQANFSISYPGVVRAWHRHLRGQVDCFVVLKGAMKICAYDDETKELDEIVSTGENPQVVRIPGHYWHGFKVVGEERAYLVYFVNRLYDYENPDEERRPWDDKTIVPKIINGKKDDIRCNKPWDWFYIPYK